From a single Rutidosis leptorrhynchoides isolate AG116_Rl617_1_P2 chromosome 5, CSIRO_AGI_Rlap_v1, whole genome shotgun sequence genomic region:
- the LOC139847493 gene encoding small ribosomal subunit protein uS3x-like yields MATQLSKKRKFVADGVFFAELNEVLTRELAEDGYSGVEVRVTPMRTEIIIRATRTQNVLGEKGRRIRELTSLVQKRFKFPENSVELYAERVNNRGLCAIAQAESLRYKLLGGLAVRRACYGVLRFVMENGAKGCEVIVSGKLRAQRAKSMKFKDGYMVSSGQPVKEYIDSAVRHVLLRQGVLGIKVKIMLDWDPSGKLGPKTPLPDNVVIHMPKDDVVALPPKEVEEYRPPLNVTDEPLPMAMPVSA; encoded by the exons ATGGCGACTCAATTGAGCAAGAAAAGAAAG TTTGTAGCTGATGGTGTGTTTTTCGCCGAACTGAATGAAGTTCTTACCAGAGAGTTGGCGGAAGACGGTTACTCCGGCGTTGAAGTTAGGGTCACGCCTATGCGTACGGAAATCATCATCAGAGCTACACGTACACAAAATGTTTTAG GTGAGAAGGGAAGGAGGATAAGGGAGTTGACATCTCTTGTTCAGAAGAGGTTTAAGTTCCCAGAAAACAGTGTGGAGCTTTATGCTGAGAGGGTTAACAACAGAGGGCTTTGTGCCATTGCCCAGGCTGAGTCTCTGCGATACAAGCTTCTTGGTGGGCTCGCTGTCCGCAG GGCTTGCTATGGTGTCTTGAGGTTTGTTATGGAGAATGGAGCTAAAGGGTGTGAG GTGATTGTTAGTGGAAAGCTAAGAGCTCAGCGTGCAAAATCAATGAAGTTCAAGGACGGTTATATGGTATCATCTGGACAACCCGTTAAGGAGTACATCGACTCTGCTGTAAGACACGTGCTTCTCAGACAG GGTGTTCTTGGTATCAAGGTTAAGATCATGCTTGACTGGGACCCATCGGGCAAACTTGGCCCCAAGACTCCGTTGCCTGACAACGTTGTTATTCACATGCCTAAGGATGATGTTGTTGCATTACCACCTAAAGAAGTGGAGGAATATAGGCCGCCACTTAACGTTACTGATGAGCCCTTGCCTATGGCAATGCCAGTATCTGCTTGA